Proteins encoded together in one Penaeus vannamei isolate JL-2024 chromosome 9, ASM4276789v1, whole genome shotgun sequence window:
- the LOC113802251 gene encoding uncharacterized protein isoform X2, producing MIPSVQESNAGVYKCVAKSVVGEDSSQATIRVVPHPHPFVDKCPYAGYCLNGGTCMMFKIVGELVCQCAEGFKGQRCQEKEVYPTFSRNCQGPLRHFRHSRGLRCPRNQPTALWELLQQSLAHKQKVSPWTKPHLLSWSPTHTGHAYWPRYTRPAPHSSKPHQTAGPHNPAVTRSNLLPTASVLPQNPSSSDHLPAHHTTQDPFLLDSHLSDLDLPQLPRRRDRAGHRRVSPSNPSATRQPHPQQPFPDRHQLPTTRSQLKRRIGPDSFENPHVVRHPQAPALQPENREEGGHVQPTNPHSRTRHGHRHQQHFPEERDSRAHSSSREGHTNEPAKSSWDQKVSEAGLSWSSSLDSNTPTPPLFFTTPHQENRRQ from the exons ATGATCCCGAGCGTGCAGGAGTCCAACGCAGGCGTGTACAAGTGCGTGGCCAAGTCCGTCGTGGGAGAGGACTCGTCCCAGGCCACGATCCGGGTGGTGCCAC ACCCTCATCCCTTCGTGGATAAATGTCCTTATGCTGGCTACTGTCTCAACGGAGGAACCTGTATGATGTTCAAGATCGTCGGTGAACTTGTGTGTCA GTGTGCCGAGGGCTTCAAAGGACAGAGGTGTCAGGAGAAAGAAGTTTATCCAACCTTCA GTCGAAACTGTCAAGGTCCGCTGAGGCATTTCCGACACTCTCGCGGTCTACGATGTCCACGAAATCAGCCCACTGCACTGTGGGAGCTCTTGCAGCAGAGTTTGGCCCACAAGCAGAAGGTGTCTCCCTGGACGAAGCCCCACCTTCTAAGCTGGTCGCCCACCCATACCGGACATGCCTACTGGCCCCGTTATACGCGTCCTGCCCCTCACTCCTCCAAGCCACACCAAACTGCTGGGCCGCACAACCCAGCGGTGACGAGAAGCAACCTCCTCCCCACTGCCAGTGTGCTGCCGCAGAACCCCTCCTCTTCGGACCACCTCCCTGCACACCACACGACCCAGGACCCCTTCCTGCTCGACTCGCATCTTTCAGACCTCGACCTCCCTCAGCTGCCTCGCCGACGGGACCGCGCAGGCCACCGTCGCGTCTCGCCCTCGAACCCCTCGGCCACGCGGCAGCCCCATCCGCAGCAGCCTTTCCCAGATCGCCACCAGCTTCCTACCACGAGGAGTCAGTTAAAAAGAAGAATTGGACCTGATTCGTTCGAGAACCCACACGTGGTCAGACACCCACAGGCGCCAGCTCTGCAACCCGAAAACCGCGAGGAGGGCGGGCACGTTCAACCCACGAATCCCCACAGTCGGACCCGCCATGGTCACCGTCATCAGCAGCATTTCCCAGAAGAGAGAGATTCACGAGCACACAGCAGTTCTAGAGAGGGACATACAAATGAACCAGCGAAAAGTTCATGGGACCAGAAAGTGAGTGAGGCTGGACTGTCCTGGTCTTCATCTTTGGACTCCAACACACCAACCCCGCCACTCTTCTTTACCACGCCCCACCAGGAGAACCGACGCCAGTGA
- the LOC113802251 gene encoding uncharacterized protein isoform X1: MIPSVQESNAGVYKCVAKSVVGEDSSQATIRVVPPIDPHPFVDKCPYAGYCLNGGTCMMFKIVGELVCQCAEGFKGQRCQEKEVYPTFSRNCQGPLRHFRHSRGLRCPRNQPTALWELLQQSLAHKQKVSPWTKPHLLSWSPTHTGHAYWPRYTRPAPHSSKPHQTAGPHNPAVTRSNLLPTASVLPQNPSSSDHLPAHHTTQDPFLLDSHLSDLDLPQLPRRRDRAGHRRVSPSNPSATRQPHPQQPFPDRHQLPTTRSQLKRRIGPDSFENPHVVRHPQAPALQPENREEGGHVQPTNPHSRTRHGHRHQQHFPEERDSRAHSSSREGHTNEPAKSSWDQKVSEAGLSWSSSLDSNTPTPPLFFTTPHQENRRQ; encoded by the exons ATGATCCCGAGCGTGCAGGAGTCCAACGCAGGCGTGTACAAGTGCGTGGCCAAGTCCGTCGTGGGAGAGGACTCGTCCCAGGCCACGATCCGGGTGGTGCCAC CCATAGACCCTCATCCCTTCGTGGATAAATGTCCTTATGCTGGCTACTGTCTCAACGGAGGAACCTGTATGATGTTCAAGATCGTCGGTGAACTTGTGTGTCA GTGTGCCGAGGGCTTCAAAGGACAGAGGTGTCAGGAGAAAGAAGTTTATCCAACCTTCA GTCGAAACTGTCAAGGTCCGCTGAGGCATTTCCGACACTCTCGCGGTCTACGATGTCCACGAAATCAGCCCACTGCACTGTGGGAGCTCTTGCAGCAGAGTTTGGCCCACAAGCAGAAGGTGTCTCCCTGGACGAAGCCCCACCTTCTAAGCTGGTCGCCCACCCATACCGGACATGCCTACTGGCCCCGTTATACGCGTCCTGCCCCTCACTCCTCCAAGCCACACCAAACTGCTGGGCCGCACAACCCAGCGGTGACGAGAAGCAACCTCCTCCCCACTGCCAGTGTGCTGCCGCAGAACCCCTCCTCTTCGGACCACCTCCCTGCACACCACACGACCCAGGACCCCTTCCTGCTCGACTCGCATCTTTCAGACCTCGACCTCCCTCAGCTGCCTCGCCGACGGGACCGCGCAGGCCACCGTCGCGTCTCGCCCTCGAACCCCTCGGCCACGCGGCAGCCCCATCCGCAGCAGCCTTTCCCAGATCGCCACCAGCTTCCTACCACGAGGAGTCAGTTAAAAAGAAGAATTGGACCTGATTCGTTCGAGAACCCACACGTGGTCAGACACCCACAGGCGCCAGCTCTGCAACCCGAAAACCGCGAGGAGGGCGGGCACGTTCAACCCACGAATCCCCACAGTCGGACCCGCCATGGTCACCGTCATCAGCAGCATTTCCCAGAAGAGAGAGATTCACGAGCACACAGCAGTTCTAGAGAGGGACATACAAATGAACCAGCGAAAAGTTCATGGGACCAGAAAGTGAGTGAGGCTGGACTGTCCTGGTCTTCATCTTTGGACTCCAACACACCAACCCCGCCACTCTTCTTTACCACGCCCCACCAGGAGAACCGACGCCAGTGA